Below is a window of Thermococcus sp. DNA.
GGTTATCCCAGAAATAAAGGACATCGTTCTCTTCTATGTAAATCAGCTCGCCGATTTCACCCACGAGAACACCAACCCAGGCGTTGCATTTTTTGAGGGGGACATTCCAAGAGAGCTCCGCGAGTTCTCGCTTAAAGCCCTGAGGGAGCACGTTACGATTGAAGAGGCCGAGGAAGTCGCCAGAAGGGTTGGTGCTGAGGTTTTCAAGTTCAAGCTGGGGAGGGGGATAATAGGGGCGCTCGCTTCGATAGGCTACCCACTTGAGAAATTCACCTACGAGCTTTTAGCTTATCGTGAGCCTAAAAACTGGGGAACGCCGAGAAGGGTAAACGCGGAGAGCGTCTTTTTAGCTGACAGCTGGGCTTACCCCTTCAGCTACGACAACGTTGACCCCTACAAGCGGAGCGTTTTGATAACGCCCCACGGAAAGGACCCTGTCTTAGTGGGAATCAGAGGGATTGATAAGGGAAAAGTTCTCCAGGTCTTCGAGCGCGTTGAGTTCCTTGAGCCTGTCGCCTTCTACCAGATTTACAAGACCAACCAGAACACCGACGACCACTTAACTCCGAAGAAAATCGGCGAGCTCAAGCTCTACGACAGTGCCGTCGTGAGGGGAAGAGTTGCCGGCCCTTACTGGGAGCGCGGAAGGCACGTCTTCTTCGAGCTTGAGGACGACACTGGGAGGATTAGGGTTGCGGCCTTTGAACCTACCAAGAAGTTCCGCAACTATGTGAGAAAGCTCCTGCCGGGAGACGAGGTTATAGCCGCCGGCGGTGTCAAAGAGCACGAGGGAGTCTTAACGCTCAACTTGGAGAAGTTTTATCCTGTTAAGCTTGTCCCGAAGGTTGAATACCAGAAGCCGAAATGTCCTAAATGTGGGGGAACTATGAAGAGCAAAGGGAACTATTTGAAATGCAAGCGCTGTGGGTTTAGAATGCCGAAGAAGTTAATCCCCGTTGAGGTGCCCCGGAACTTAGAGACGAAAATCTACGAGGTTCCTCCCGATGCGAGAAAGCACCTGTCGAGGCCTTTGGTTCTTCCGGGCGGAGAGGATAAGCTGTTGGAGCTCGTATAAGGGAACTAGAACTGAGAATGAAAAGTTAACTCAATACACCAACCCAAACAGGAACAGCGGGATCCTGCCCTTGCCCGTGAGAAGACCATCGACCGCTATATAGTCCGGTTTCTGGTAACGACTTTTCGATTCACCCCCGATCTCTATGACCCACCTCCCAACCTTGAAGTCCGCCATCTTCTCGCCTCTTTTACCCTTAAGGTAGCAAAGGTCGAAGTTCCTCAAGTGGTTCACAAAGAACTCCTCTCTTAAGGCGCCTTTATGGGTGTCAAAGCCCTTTTTAGCAAAGAACTCCCTCAGCGGGACGATGAGATACAGTTTAGGCTCCTTTCTAGAACTGCCACAGGAGTTAACTGCAATCAGGAGGCCGGCCTTTGAGAGGTCCTCCACGAGCCTTATCGCCATGTTCTTGGAGACTTCGAGAGCTCTGGCTATCCGCGAGTAGTTGGCCTCAAAGGGAGCAGACCTGACGA
It encodes the following:
- the tiaS gene encoding tRNA(Ile2) 2-agmatinylcytidine synthetase TiaS — translated: MLIHIGIDDTDSPNGMCTTYLGALLYRKLSRLAEPVDLPRLIRLNPNIPYKTRGNGAVAMSFEVDEEVIPEIKDIVLFYVNQLADFTHENTNPGVAFFEGDIPRELREFSLKALREHVTIEEAEEVARRVGAEVFKFKLGRGIIGALASIGYPLEKFTYELLAYREPKNWGTPRRVNAESVFLADSWAYPFSYDNVDPYKRSVLITPHGKDPVLVGIRGIDKGKVLQVFERVEFLEPVAFYQIYKTNQNTDDHLTPKKIGELKLYDSAVVRGRVAGPYWERGRHVFFELEDDTGRIRVAAFEPTKKFRNYVRKLLPGDEVIAAGGVKEHEGVLTLNLEKFYPVKLVPKVEYQKPKCPKCGGTMKSKGNYLKCKRCGFRMPKKLIPVEVPRNLETKIYEVPPDARKHLSRPLVLPGGEDKLLELV